From Homalodisca vitripennis isolate AUS2020 unplaced genomic scaffold, UT_GWSS_2.1 ScUCBcl_2204;HRSCAF=6722, whole genome shotgun sequence, a single genomic window includes:
- the LOC124371881 gene encoding uncharacterized protein LOC124371881, whose protein sequence is MNVVDQSQIHSKITATETQTYAKTMLKELLRFDVHHRTEKDLREHVSRLHCLCTSLKNLVAVTKDLLALRNTEVEQLCKNINIMEKRINLERNKQQNVLNTLSESARLNEDIKAQYHCQIEIFNDLRARYEEKVALLVAENTHLSGLFAEQNTNMVGDGMEGRHCNSPEETRESKQLSDVFGQCEPYEISTDLTSHLSDRKALCEILTNEEENIVPKDPSIDKHSKSCPNDVTDTVAEKQKGYGEGEVQVGVIMKSKGDNEEEIATSGPEIIQSLQLTENVMGKEIAEHTGQGEGETSGLTADIL, encoded by the exons ATGAATGTTGTAGACCAGAG ccAGATACATTCCAAAATAACGGCAACAGAGACACAAACCTATGCTAAGACCATGTTAAAGGAATTGCTGAGATTTGACGTTCATCATCGAACTGAAAAGGACTTACGGGAACACGTCTCTCGACTTCACTGTTTG TGCACCTCGCTGAAGAATCTAGTAGCTGTAACGAAGGACCTGTTGGCTTTGAGAAACACTGAAGTCGAACAgctctgtaaaaatataaatattatggaGAAAAGAATTAATTTGGAAAGAAATAAGCAACAAAACGTTCTTAATACTTTGTCTGAGTCTGCAAG GTTGAATGAAGACATTAAAGCACAATACCATTGTCAAATAGAGATTTTCAACGACCTGCGAGCTCGGTACGAGGAGAAGGTGGCGCTCCTGGTGGCCGAGAACACGCACTTGTCAGGGTTGTTCGCGGAGCAGAACACTAACATGGTAGGAGATGGAATGGAGGGTAGACATTGTAACAGTCCTGAAGAAACAAGAGAAAGTAAACAGTTATCTGATGTATTCGGTCAATGTGAACCATACGAGATATCTACTGATCTAACAAGTCACTTAAGTGATAGAAAAGCGCTATGTGAGATTCTGACCAATGAAGAAGAAAATATTGTACCGAAAGATCCTAGTATTGATAAGCACTCTAAATCATGTCCTAATGATGTAACCGACACAGTAGCAGAGAAACAAAAGGGGTATGGAGAGGGAGAAGTACAAGTAGGAGTAATAATGAAATCCAAGGGAGATAACGAAGAGGAAATTGCCACATCAGGACCAGAGATCATTCAATCTCTGCAACTCACAGAAAATGTTATGGGCAAGGAAATAGCAGAACACACAGGACAGGGGGAGGGGGAGACGTCTGGTCTTACAGCTGATATATTATGA
- the LOC124371882 gene encoding putative defense protein 3 has product MLPGAGVTVWLALPALLLAAEDLDSSTCLTLDPFDSALPQTTPSPYTLSCSKTGKITNQDSIIFTIKSTRPRVDFRRFVVQALDRESGVAVGMFVDTGDADITVVNCFGRSENTAVEFDTEPKTEARMRWMPDFNYAGNITFLATIVQSGEIFWLREKGDSISVYNPW; this is encoded by the exons ATGCTGCCAGGAGCAGGAGTGACTGTCTGGTTAGCGCTTCCAGCACTGCTGCTAGCTGCCGAGGACCTGGACTCCAGCACCTGCCTCACCCTCGACCCATTCGACAGCGCGCTGCCCCAGACCACACCCTCACCCTACACCCTCTCCTGTAGCAAGACTGGGAAGATCACGAACCAGGACTCCATCATCTTCACCATCAAGTCCACGCGACCACGGGTCGACTTCCGTCGGTTCGTGGTGCAGGCACTGGACCGCGAGAGCGGTGTGGCCGTGGGCATGTTCGTGGACACAGGAGACGCCGACATCACCGTCGTCAACTGTTTTGGTCGTTCTGAG AACACTGCGGTAGAGTTCGATACAGAGCCGAAGACAGAAGCGCGCATGAGATGGATGCCTGACTTTAACTACGCAGGCAATATCACATTCTT GGCTACAATTGTCCAGTCCGGGGAGATATTCTGGCTGAGAGAGAAGGGAGATTCAATCTCTGTATACAACCCGTGGTAa